Proteins encoded together in one Stigmatella aurantiaca window:
- a CDS encoding FAD-dependent oxidoreductase: MPAIDQTQTVTLAGAGLVGSLLAMFLARRGFQVEVLERRADMRKEQGSAGRSINLAISARGLHALRQVGLEQEALRHAIPMRGRMIHPLSGELSLQPYGKDDSQHINSISRAWLNKSLMTHAEETNRVSIRFKQRIQHVDFDTGALTVLDEPSGTTREERAAVLLGTDGSGSAVRQEMMRLPGYHSTQEPLGHGYKELTIPAGQGSTFQMEKNALHIWPRGAFMLIALPNEDGSFTCTLFLPFEGPVSFASLDSPEKVQAFFEEQFPDAVPLLPELTHDFFHNPTGTMVTVKSAPWHVGGRALVLGDAAHAIVPFFGQGMNCGFEDCVVLDGCLARHQTWEDAFGEFFGLRKTNADAIADMAVENFTEMSSSTASARFLLEKQVEKALLNAFPGQFLSRYSLVSFSRAPYRLAYEAGTRAGGIVSELAEGLSRVEDVDMERAARLIQERLVPFMKEHADGFRTEG; this comes from the coding sequence ATGCCCGCGATTGACCAGACGCAGACCGTGACGCTGGCTGGAGCGGGGCTGGTGGGCTCGCTGCTGGCCATGTTCCTGGCCCGGCGCGGCTTCCAGGTGGAGGTGCTGGAGCGGCGTGCGGACATGCGGAAGGAGCAGGGCTCGGCGGGACGCTCCATCAACCTCGCCATCTCCGCGCGAGGGCTGCATGCGCTGCGGCAGGTGGGGCTGGAGCAGGAGGCGCTGCGGCACGCCATCCCCATGCGGGGCCGGATGATCCACCCGCTGTCGGGGGAGCTGAGCCTGCAACCCTATGGGAAGGATGACTCCCAGCACATCAACAGCATCTCCCGGGCGTGGCTCAACAAGAGCCTGATGACGCACGCGGAAGAGACCAACCGGGTCTCCATTCGCTTCAAGCAGCGCATCCAGCACGTGGACTTCGACACGGGCGCGCTCACGGTGCTGGACGAGCCGAGCGGCACCACCCGAGAGGAGCGGGCCGCCGTGCTGCTGGGCACGGATGGCTCGGGCTCGGCGGTGCGGCAGGAGATGATGCGGCTGCCGGGATACCACTCGACCCAGGAGCCGCTGGGCCACGGCTACAAGGAGCTGACCATTCCGGCGGGGCAGGGGAGCACGTTCCAGATGGAGAAGAACGCGCTGCACATCTGGCCTCGGGGCGCCTTCATGCTCATCGCGCTGCCGAACGAGGACGGCAGCTTCACCTGCACGCTCTTCCTGCCGTTCGAAGGGCCGGTGAGCTTCGCGTCCCTGGACTCCCCCGAGAAGGTGCAGGCCTTCTTCGAGGAGCAGTTTCCGGACGCCGTTCCGCTCCTGCCGGAGCTGACGCACGACTTCTTCCACAACCCCACGGGGACGATGGTCACCGTGAAGAGCGCGCCCTGGCACGTGGGAGGGCGCGCGCTGGTGCTGGGAGACGCGGCGCACGCCATCGTGCCGTTCTTCGGCCAGGGGATGAACTGCGGCTTCGAGGACTGCGTGGTGCTCGATGGGTGCCTGGCGCGCCACCAGACGTGGGAGGACGCCTTCGGGGAGTTCTTCGGGCTGCGCAAGACGAACGCGGATGCCATCGCGGACATGGCGGTGGAGAACTTCACGGAGATGAGCAGCAGCACCGCCAGCGCGCGCTTCCTGCTGGAGAAGCAGGTGGAGAAGGCGCTGCTCAACGCGTTTCCGGGCCAGTTCCTGAGCCGCTATTCGCTGGTGAGCTTCAGCCGGGCTCCCTACCGCCTGGCCTACGAGGCCGGTACGCGGGCGGGAGGCATCGTGTCGGAGCTGGCCGAGGGCCTGTCGCGCGTGGAAGACGTGGACATGGAGCGGGCCGCCCGGCTCATCCAGGAACGGCTGGTGCCATTCATGAAGGAGCACGCGGATGGATTTCGGACTGAAGGATAA
- a CDS encoding SDR family oxidoreductase codes for MDFGLKDKRALVLGASGGLGFAIASTLVKEGAKVAICSRSEERIRAAASSMGAVQGIAADLTAPGSTRSVVEKAITALGGVDILVINTGGPPKGGILDVTDAQWQEGFQSLWMGAVEGIRAAVPGMKERNWGRIVMVTSSSAREPMPGLTISSGLRAGLMGLTKIVSDEVAGHGITLNAVLPGYHATDRLKQLGIAEERLSSQIPARRLGRPEELGALVAFLASEQAAYITGQSIVADGGASRSF; via the coding sequence ATGGATTTCGGACTGAAGGATAAGCGGGCGCTGGTGCTGGGGGCCTCCGGTGGCCTGGGATTCGCCATCGCCTCGACACTGGTGAAGGAGGGGGCGAAGGTAGCCATCTGCTCGCGCAGCGAGGAGCGGATTCGTGCCGCGGCATCGAGCATGGGGGCGGTGCAGGGCATCGCCGCGGACCTCACCGCGCCGGGGAGTACCCGTTCGGTCGTGGAGAAAGCCATCACGGCGCTGGGCGGCGTGGACATCTTGGTCATCAACACCGGAGGCCCCCCGAAAGGCGGCATCCTGGATGTGACAGACGCTCAGTGGCAGGAAGGCTTTCAGAGTCTGTGGATGGGCGCGGTGGAAGGGATTCGCGCGGCAGTGCCAGGAATGAAGGAACGGAACTGGGGCCGCATCGTGATGGTGACCTCCTCTTCGGCCCGCGAGCCCATGCCAGGGCTCACCATCTCCAGTGGCCTGAGGGCAGGCCTGATGGGGCTCACCAAGATTGTCAGCGACGAAGTAGCGGGCCACGGCATCACCCTGAACGCCGTACTCCCGGGCTACCACGCCACGGATCGCCTGAAACAACTGGGCATCGCCGAGGAGCGGCTCTCTTCACAAATTCCCGCGCGGCGGCTGGGGCGTCCGGAAGAGCTGGGCGCCTTGGTGGCATTCCTGGCTTCGGAGCAAGCGGCGTACATCACCGGTCAATCCATCGTAGCCGACGGTGGCGCGTCTCGCAGCTTTTAA
- a CDS encoding mechanosensitive ion channel family protein, whose amino-acid sequence MEIARLASTPELNNVLLISATLAVSLLALWTVLVTSSFLIQQGVRASGIQVLAAFGEGLYRRARLLAALLSCLLALAGIALLGRALWLGVDLQPQFNMLVGEATPEVLQSLGRGMGLLVLLFVGFYALQRSGQRLLSAAERRLRERQLHETQRVHAEKALAHLPSIINLALANAVVHLSVAAIEMPAPAEWLLTTTLYILLAVSGGRGFVSFLYFLTERLVASWEEKGKGSHLEEYYAVLRRLLPVGQKCIEAITYISVATLVVRRFQTLESFAPYGPVLIRVVSMYFAASVVVEFSRVMISRLLFTAASVADDVQRRRSTFIHLLQSIFKYVIYFCVSMMVLSDFGVDPTPILAGAGIVGLTVGLGAQTIVQDLLNGIFLLFEDQILNGDYIRIGETEGVVEEITPRVTRIRDRYGRLHIMRNGEIKNVINYSRGWTLAVVEMNVAYEANLKQVLQVIAEVSSRLPEQLPGKAIEVPRVMGIETIDESCLRVRIETKVAPGCHYEVKRALHLLLVEGFQAHHIEIPYPKSVEATPYAPPA is encoded by the coding sequence ATGGAAATCGCCCGACTCGCGAGTACGCCTGAGCTGAACAATGTGCTGCTCATCAGCGCCACCTTGGCGGTTTCGTTGTTGGCCCTCTGGACTGTGCTGGTCACCTCGAGCTTCCTGATCCAGCAGGGAGTCCGTGCGAGCGGGATTCAGGTGCTCGCCGCCTTTGGAGAAGGACTCTACCGGCGGGCACGGCTGCTGGCCGCGCTCCTGTCCTGCCTGCTGGCTTTGGCGGGCATCGCCCTGCTGGGCCGGGCCCTGTGGTTGGGCGTGGACCTGCAGCCGCAGTTCAACATGCTGGTGGGGGAGGCGACCCCGGAGGTCCTCCAGTCCCTGGGAAGGGGCATGGGGCTGCTGGTGCTGCTGTTCGTGGGCTTCTATGCCCTGCAGCGCAGTGGCCAGCGGCTGCTGAGTGCGGCCGAACGCAGGTTGCGCGAGCGCCAGCTCCACGAGACGCAGCGCGTCCATGCCGAGAAAGCCCTGGCGCACCTGCCCTCCATCATCAACCTCGCGCTCGCCAACGCCGTGGTGCATCTGTCGGTCGCGGCTATCGAGATGCCCGCCCCGGCGGAGTGGCTTCTCACAACCACCCTTTACATCCTGCTGGCCGTCTCGGGCGGACGCGGCTTCGTGAGCTTTCTCTACTTCCTGACCGAGCGGCTGGTCGCGTCGTGGGAGGAAAAGGGGAAGGGCTCACATCTCGAGGAGTACTACGCCGTCCTGCGCCGGTTGCTCCCGGTGGGGCAGAAGTGCATCGAGGCCATCACCTACATCTCGGTGGCAACGCTGGTGGTCCGCAGGTTCCAGACCCTGGAGTCCTTCGCGCCCTACGGTCCCGTGCTCATCCGGGTCGTCTCGATGTACTTCGCGGCCAGCGTGGTCGTCGAGTTCAGCCGCGTGATGATTTCGCGGCTGCTCTTCACGGCCGCGAGCGTGGCGGATGATGTGCAGAGGCGGCGCAGCACGTTCATCCACCTGCTCCAGAGCATCTTCAAGTACGTCATCTACTTCTGCGTCTCCATGATGGTCCTCAGCGACTTCGGGGTTGATCCGACGCCCATCCTCGCGGGCGCGGGAATCGTGGGCCTCACGGTCGGCCTGGGAGCTCAGACCATCGTCCAGGATCTGCTCAACGGCATCTTCCTCCTGTTCGAAGATCAGATTCTCAACGGGGACTACATCCGCATCGGCGAGACCGAGGGCGTGGTGGAGGAGATCACCCCGCGCGTCACGCGCATCCGCGACCGCTATGGGCGGCTGCACATCATGCGCAATGGGGAGATCAAGAACGTGATCAACTACAGCCGGGGTTGGACCCTGGCCGTGGTGGAGATGAACGTCGCGTACGAGGCGAACCTGAAGCAGGTGCTCCAGGTCATCGCCGAGGTCAGCTCCCGGCTGCCCGAGCAACTCCCGGGCAAGGCCATCGAGGTGCCGAGGGTCATGGGCATCGAAACCATCGACGAGAGCTGTCTCCGGGTCCGCATCGAGACGAAGGTGGCCCCCGGCTGCCACTACGAGGTCAAACGGGCGCTGCACTTGCTTTTGGTTGAAGGATTCCAGGCTCACCACATCGAGATTCCGTATCCCAAGTCCGTGGAGGCCACGCCGTACGCACCGCCCGCCTGA
- a CDS encoding GEVED domain-containing protein: MMNKLAAAVLGLSFLWSGGTAHAYIYNERMCSYGATSPLWNVGSTMVVDFTAGATLSAPGTSAIPVDFYLSPTSTVTSSSIFLKTSLKATITSPGPSCSAMAHDTLSLPATTNGSCFALGNYYLIAKTGTSQLASLQGIQAVGHPTITGFSPLTAPVGGLVTLTGTSFDSQTAVYFNGVAAARSIVNATTLVAQVPSGATTGKIRVSRAGSTTTFCNLPQTSSATFTVDPYCLSTASYNSYGAIDYVASSEFTNNTIGLGTCPNYTNNTPYVVSATAGQVGKEIDIQFGSCGQPNYEKLFKMYVDWNGDNDFTDPGEFLIDAPSVSSDVLYTITLNIPTMVLPGTKRMRFIVAVHDDAGTNPESVFSCGAYNFGETEDYLLTIAPAPAFAPTARGSEQPHAELTVSRGEESPSVRLGTDATALPALRFTLPGQP; this comes from the coding sequence ATGATGAACAAACTTGCGGCAGCTGTCCTGGGATTGAGCTTCCTCTGGAGCGGGGGCACGGCCCACGCCTACATCTACAACGAGCGGATGTGCAGCTACGGCGCCACCAGTCCCCTCTGGAATGTCGGCAGCACCATGGTCGTCGACTTCACGGCGGGCGCGACGCTGTCGGCCCCCGGCACCAGCGCCATCCCCGTGGACTTCTACCTGTCCCCTACGAGCACGGTGACGTCCTCCAGCATCTTTCTCAAGACCAGCCTGAAGGCCACCATCACCTCTCCCGGCCCCAGCTGCTCGGCCATGGCCCATGACACCCTGAGCCTGCCCGCGACGACGAACGGCTCCTGCTTCGCGCTGGGCAACTATTACCTCATCGCCAAGACGGGGACGTCCCAGCTCGCCTCCTTGCAGGGCATTCAGGCCGTGGGCCACCCGACGATCACCGGCTTCTCGCCCCTGACGGCGCCCGTGGGGGGCCTCGTCACCCTCACGGGGACGAGCTTCGATAGCCAGACCGCCGTCTATTTCAACGGTGTGGCCGCCGCGCGCTCCATCGTGAACGCGACGACGCTCGTGGCCCAGGTGCCCTCGGGCGCCACGACCGGCAAGATCCGGGTCAGCCGGGCCGGCTCGACCACCACCTTCTGCAACCTGCCGCAGACCTCCAGTGCGACCTTCACCGTCGACCCGTATTGCCTGTCGACCGCCAGCTACAACAGCTACGGCGCCATCGACTACGTGGCCTCGTCCGAGTTCACGAACAACACGATCGGGCTTGGCACCTGCCCCAATTACACCAACAACACCCCGTACGTCGTGTCCGCCACGGCGGGCCAGGTGGGCAAGGAGATCGACATCCAGTTCGGCTCCTGTGGCCAGCCCAACTACGAGAAGCTGTTCAAGATGTACGTGGACTGGAATGGCGACAATGACTTCACGGATCCGGGCGAGTTCCTCATCGACGCGCCGTCCGTCTCCAGTGATGTCCTGTACACCATCACCCTCAACATCCCGACGATGGTGCTGCCGGGCACCAAGCGCATGCGCTTCATCGTCGCCGTCCACGATGACGCCGGGACGAACCCGGAGAGCGTCTTCTCGTGCGGCGCGTACAACTTCGGCGAGACCGAGGACTACCTGCTCACCATTGCCCCTGCCCCCGCCTTCGCACCCACCGCTCGCGGCTCGGAGCAGCCCCACGCGGAGCTGACGGTTTCGCGTGGAGAGGAGTCACCCTCGGTGCGGCTCGGAACGGACGCCACCGCCCTCCCGGCCCTGCGCTTCACCCTGCCTGGACAGCCGTAG
- a CDS encoding serine/threonine-protein kinase produces MTPETEVGPWRVLEQRGQGSYGAVYRVERAGHPEQGPFALKLALHLNDPRFEREGELLSRLQHAGIPRLVERGTWEVQAGGGFPFIVMEWVEGVPLYEWAAQHPLTSRQALRLLAQVASALAATHEAEGVHRDVKGDNIWVRTRDAGAVLMDFGSAYYRRARVLTHQFPPPGTPEYQTPECQRYQWEARHQPSARYEAQPADDLYALGVTAYRLVTGRYPPALDMRVTEQGFEFFRPPRLPPEALVSVSPELAEIIQQLLSDDPSGRGTTQEVAEVLEHLAMTAGPQADHRITPLPARSNPAQPLQPRSSRAEAPWLAMAALVYLWIGAWWMKEGHVPVPEKVPQSQVHEQRDGGTVGLGAQVLASPPEARPDEPGMSGIALDIPKKPLPGQRLPPCERYTVEIHGGCWAQVSGAVSPCSASMYEWKKACYLPLIAPSRPSTSDTP; encoded by the coding sequence ATGACTCCTGAAACGGAAGTGGGCCCATGGCGCGTGCTGGAGCAGCGCGGCCAGGGCTCCTACGGCGCCGTCTATCGCGTCGAGAGGGCAGGGCACCCGGAGCAGGGGCCTTTCGCATTGAAGCTGGCGCTCCACTTGAACGATCCGCGTTTCGAACGCGAGGGGGAGCTGCTCTCCCGTCTCCAACACGCAGGCATTCCCCGGCTGGTGGAGCGGGGCACCTGGGAAGTGCAGGCAGGAGGGGGCTTCCCCTTCATCGTCATGGAGTGGGTGGAGGGAGTCCCCCTCTACGAGTGGGCTGCGCAGCACCCGCTGACCTCGCGCCAGGCCCTGAGGCTCTTGGCCCAGGTGGCCTCCGCGTTGGCGGCCACACACGAAGCAGAAGGCGTTCACCGGGACGTCAAGGGGGACAATATTTGGGTGCGGACGCGGGATGCCGGGGCCGTGCTGATGGACTTCGGCTCGGCGTATTACCGAAGGGCCCGAGTGCTCACGCACCAGTTTCCGCCGCCAGGAACGCCCGAGTATCAGACCCCCGAATGCCAGCGCTACCAGTGGGAAGCCCGGCATCAGCCGTCGGCCCGCTACGAGGCCCAGCCCGCCGATGACCTGTATGCCCTGGGAGTGACGGCTTACCGGCTCGTCACGGGCAGGTATCCACCAGCCTTGGACATGAGGGTGACAGAACAAGGGTTCGAGTTCTTTCGGCCACCGAGGCTCCCCCCCGAGGCCCTGGTCTCTGTGAGTCCGGAACTGGCGGAGATTATCCAGCAGTTGCTCTCCGATGATCCTTCAGGGAGGGGCACCACCCAGGAAGTAGCCGAGGTGCTGGAGCATCTCGCGATGACCGCCGGGCCTCAAGCGGACCACCGCATCACCCCGTTGCCGGCTCGATCAAACCCCGCTCAGCCACTCCAGCCGCGCTCGTCTCGGGCCGAGGCCCCATGGCTGGCGATGGCCGCGCTGGTCTACCTGTGGATCGGGGCTTGGTGGATGAAAGAGGGACACGTGCCTGTGCCAGAAAAGGTTCCGCAATCACAGGTCCATGAACAAAGGGACGGTGGAACGGTAGGCCTTGGAGCGCAGGTGCTCGCCAGTCCTCCAGAGGCGCGCCCAGATGAGCCGGGAATGAGTGGGATCGCTCTCGACATCCCCAAGAAGCCGCTGCCCGGGCAGCGGCTTCCTCCTTGTGAAAGGTACACGGTGGAGATCCATGGGGGATGCTGGGCACAGGTGAGCGGTGCGGTATCACCTTGCAGTGCCAGTATGTATGAATGGAAAAAGGCGTGTTACCTGCCCCTTATTGCTCCAAGCAGGCCGTCGACCTCAGACACTCCATAG
- a CDS encoding DUF5953 family protein produces MTATQQNELSIIVYAPALASNDGRPLTVVREMERALPGLRLEWMISKEGTPVPLPQRDAWISQGRADGPGFPLVCNGGGENGLITAYGLEIPAGRSPGGKPLFDVHAALPLTPGNIAAAMNVLEGIAEGAQAFWGHATPFSAGVDIARQTKNWAANPQPPPRGLPALRLSWTLPSPVIPHRLGWLNYWSAAACEAIGFPDPARDVDLLSRSRRTATGGWLIQLTPTPLDLDNPAHLDALLRTYGRFPEIGGRTTP; encoded by the coding sequence GTGACGGCGACGCAACAGAATGAACTGTCCATCATTGTCTACGCTCCAGCCCTTGCGAGTAACGACGGCCGCCCGCTGACTGTCGTCCGGGAAATGGAGCGAGCGTTGCCAGGCTTGCGCCTGGAGTGGATGATTTCCAAAGAGGGGACCCCCGTCCCATTACCGCAGCGCGATGCGTGGATCTCCCAAGGCAGAGCAGACGGACCAGGCTTTCCGCTCGTCTGCAATGGCGGCGGCGAGAACGGCCTCATCACGGCTTATGGACTGGAAATACCGGCAGGCAGGTCTCCTGGAGGCAAGCCACTATTCGATGTCCATGCAGCACTGCCACTGACTCCCGGAAACATCGCGGCGGCCATGAATGTGCTGGAGGGTATCGCGGAGGGCGCTCAAGCGTTCTGGGGGCACGCGACGCCCTTCAGCGCAGGAGTGGATATCGCGCGCCAAACTAAAAACTGGGCGGCAAATCCACAGCCGCCGCCACGTGGACTTCCGGCGCTCAGGCTCTCGTGGACTCTTCCTTCGCCAGTGATTCCACATCGGCTGGGGTGGTTAAACTACTGGTCGGCGGCCGCCTGCGAGGCTATCGGATTTCCAGATCCGGCGCGAGACGTGGACCTGCTCTCGCGGTCGCGGCGCACCGCGACCGGTGGTTGGCTGATCCAGCTCACCCCTACTCCGCTCGATCTTGACAACCCTGCCCACTTGGATGCGCTCTTACGGACGTACGGACGTTTTCCGGAAATCGGCGGGCGCACAACGCCTTGA
- a CDS encoding DUF6310 domain-containing protein, translating to MLVDRCFHSLDHEKVRFRDPTGRCAVASAGAAAVGIGVCILAAPEIVVGAVILTGAVVIAVAIQEALDAHELSGVRPEDGRPVLPTETSAAALSKRSPKPKPSGQNWPPVPPAPVERERSPKCTPQRVPHLGGDELHNTCADRVPQNSFPGWDVLVNGKHFDALQLRARVLWEVKTDNFDTYSIYLQRTVPEQQVPELRRERDLARACGFDFRVGVRSAAHKAALELADPDLDGVIIVMDWC from the coding sequence GTGCTGGTGGACCGGTGCTTCCATTCGCTCGACCACGAAAAGGTCCGGTTTCGAGACCCCACCGGGAGATGCGCCGTCGCTTCCGCGGGGGCTGCTGCCGTAGGAATCGGCGTCTGCATCCTGGCAGCGCCGGAGATCGTTGTGGGCGCCGTGATTCTCACGGGCGCGGTGGTGATTGCCGTCGCCATCCAGGAAGCACTGGATGCGCATGAGTTGAGCGGGGTTCGTCCTGAAGACGGACGGCCTGTGCTCCCAACAGAGACCTCAGCGGCCGCCCTGTCGAAACGGAGCCCCAAGCCGAAGCCCTCAGGCCAGAACTGGCCTCCCGTGCCGCCAGCTCCCGTCGAGCGGGAGCGCAGCCCAAAGTGTACGCCTCAGCGCGTGCCTCACCTGGGCGGGGATGAACTCCACAATACGTGCGCCGACAGGGTTCCGCAGAACAGCTTCCCGGGCTGGGATGTGCTCGTCAACGGGAAGCACTTCGATGCGCTGCAACTGCGCGCGCGAGTGCTTTGGGAGGTCAAGACTGACAACTTCGACACATACTCGATCTATCTTCAAAGGACGGTACCAGAACAACAGGTGCCTGAACTGCGGCGCGAGCGCGACCTCGCGCGGGCCTGCGGATTCGACTTCCGGGTAGGCGTACGGAGCGCCGCGCACAAAGCAGCGCTGGAACTCGCAGATCCGGATCTCGATGGAGTCATCATCGTGATGGACTGGTGCTAA